In Fimbriiglobus ruber, a genomic segment contains:
- a CDS encoding inorganic diphosphatase, whose product MLQRRDYTRDYMMIPPGTGEPSVANVIVEIPKGRRTKFEVDKITGLIKMDRYLYGSTMYPGDYGFIPQTLAEDNDPLDILVMVNEPTFSGCLIEARVVGIFRMKDKGQNDFKILAVPNRDPLFGDMKTLEDVPRHFLREVEHFFSTYKQLEGVTIEPLGWASHEVGATEVRACIERFRQTLGNF is encoded by the coding sequence ATGTTACAGCGCCGGGACTACACTCGCGACTACATGATGATCCCGCCCGGGACCGGAGAGCCGTCCGTCGCGAACGTGATCGTCGAAATCCCGAAGGGCCGGCGGACCAAGTTCGAGGTGGATAAGATCACCGGCCTGATCAAGATGGACCGGTACCTGTACGGCTCGACCATGTACCCGGGCGACTACGGATTCATCCCCCAGACGCTGGCCGAAGACAACGACCCCCTCGACATTCTCGTGATGGTCAACGAGCCGACGTTTTCCGGCTGTCTCATCGAAGCCCGTGTCGTCGGCATTTTCCGGATGAAGGACAAAGGCCAAAACGACTTCAAAATCCTTGCCGTGCCGAACCGAGATCCGCTGTTCGGCGACATGAAGACCCTCGAAGACGTGCCCCGCCACTTCCTCCGCGAAGTGGAACACTTCTTCTCGACGTACAAGCAGCTCGAAGGGGTCACGATCGAACCGCTCGGGTGGGCGTCGCACGAAGTCGGGGCGACCGAGGTGCGGGCGTGCATCGAGCGGTTCCGGCAGACGCTGGGGAACTTCTAA
- a CDS encoding adenylyltransferase/cytidyltransferase family protein codes for MWHPRRKLVSWDDLLAARDDARRGGRVVVWTNGSFDLLHPGHVGSLQSARALGDLLVVGLNSDASVRGYKGPTRPILTQDERAAMLAALECVDYVVVFDEPTPEAALARLKPDVHCKGAEYAPPHGRPVPEAPLVLGYGGRIEYLPLVPGLSTTALLDRIREKGGRDA; via the coding sequence ATGTGGCACCCCCGCCGGAAGCTCGTTTCCTGGGACGATCTCCTCGCCGCCCGCGATGACGCCCGCCGGGGCGGGCGGGTCGTCGTCTGGACGAACGGGTCGTTCGACCTGCTCCACCCGGGGCACGTCGGCAGCCTGCAATCGGCCCGCGCCCTCGGCGACCTGCTCGTCGTCGGGCTCAACAGCGATGCCTCGGTCCGCGGGTATAAAGGCCCGACGCGGCCGATTCTGACGCAAGACGAGCGGGCCGCCATGCTCGCGGCTTTAGAGTGCGTGGATTACGTGGTCGTCTTCGACGAGCCGACCCCGGAAGCCGCACTTGCTCGGCTCAAGCCCGATGTCCACTGTAAAGGCGCCGAGTACGCCCCGCCGCACGGCCGGCCGGTTCCCGAAGCCCCGCTCGTACTCGGGTACGGCGGACGGATCGAATACCTGCCCCTCGTCCCAGGTTTGTCCACAACCGCGCTACTCGACCGCATCCGCGAAAAGGGGGGAAGAGACGCGTGA
- the rfaE1 gene encoding D-glycero-beta-D-manno-heptose-7-phosphate kinase, with amino-acid sequence MTGNDLLSRFRGCRVLVVGDLMLDEFVWGQVNRISPEAPVPVVEVTRRSSTPGGAANTAANIGSLGGEPVLAGVIGDDAGGTRVCELLRDLGVETAPVVRDPGRPTTTKTRVIAHSQQVVRIDHEAPGPVAAAVRAELLDRIAAALPAVRGCVVSDYGKGVVTPDFVGQLIARARAAGVPIVVDPKGTDYVKYRGATLVKPNQLEAGKVLNRDLRTDPDVDTAGTDLLELLGPDTSVLVTRGAHGMSLFEHARQPVHIPAQAREVYDVTGAGDTVAGTLALSLAVGGDLEAACRLASLAAAIVVGKVGTATCSFEELKAAQQVVKW; translated from the coding sequence GTGACCGGCAATGATCTCCTTTCCCGCTTTCGCGGCTGTCGCGTCCTAGTCGTCGGCGACCTGATGCTCGACGAGTTCGTCTGGGGCCAGGTCAATCGCATTTCGCCCGAGGCCCCGGTCCCGGTCGTTGAGGTGACGCGACGGAGTTCGACCCCCGGCGGCGCCGCGAACACGGCCGCCAACATCGGCAGCCTGGGCGGGGAACCGGTCCTCGCGGGCGTCATCGGGGACGACGCGGGCGGGACGCGGGTGTGCGAGTTGTTGCGCGACCTGGGCGTCGAAACGGCCCCCGTCGTCCGCGACCCGGGCCGCCCGACCACGACCAAGACGCGCGTCATCGCGCACAGCCAGCAGGTGGTACGGATCGATCACGAAGCTCCCGGCCCGGTCGCGGCCGCGGTCCGGGCCGAACTGCTCGACCGGATCGCAGCTGCCCTGCCCGCCGTCCGCGGGTGCGTCGTCTCGGACTACGGCAAGGGCGTGGTGACGCCGGACTTCGTGGGCCAATTGATCGCCCGGGCGCGGGCGGCCGGCGTGCCGATCGTTGTCGACCCCAAGGGCACGGATTACGTCAAGTACCGCGGGGCGACGCTGGTCAAGCCGAACCAGCTCGAAGCCGGCAAGGTGCTGAACCGCGACCTGCGCACTGATCCGGACGTTGACACAGCCGGCACCGACCTGCTCGAACTCCTCGGCCCGGACACGTCCGTCCTCGTCACTCGGGGCGCGCACGGGATGTCGCTGTTCGAGCACGCCCGCCAGCCGGTCCACATCCCCGCCCAGGCCCGCGAGGTGTACGACGTGACCGGCGCCGGCGACACCGTCGCGGGTACGCTCGCCCTGTCGCTGGCCGTCGGGGGCGACCTGGAAGCCGCGTGCCGGCTCGCGAGCCTCGCGGCGGCCATCGTCGTGGGCAAGGTCGGGACCGCGACGTGTTCGTTCGAGGAATTGAAGGCGGCCCAGCAAGTCGTGAAGTGGTAG
- a CDS encoding PSD1 and planctomycete cytochrome C domain-containing protein, with the protein MLPRTLLAAVAALLVGGPVVSAEPAVEFNRDVRPILSDTCFKCHGPDARQRKAKLRLDTADGIAKAKDLVARITSTDPDEVMPPPKAEKKLTAQQIETLKKWTAQGAKYEGHWSFAPVRRPTAPAGASHPIDAFLLAELPKQGLKPAAEADRVTLIRRLSFDLIGLPPTPEEVEAFVKDTSPDAYEKLVTHLLASPHYGERMAMFWLDLVRYADSVGYHGDQPVGVTPFRDWVIRAFNDNMRFDRFTTEQLAGDLLPHPTTDQKVAAGYNRLGMMSAEGGGQAKEYLAKYASERVRNLSGAWLGVTIGCAECHDHKFDPFSAKDFYRLEAFFTDFQEQGIYGGEKFGPMMPVPDAVAATKLERLDARLAELKKTLATSTPTLEQAQAAWEKTLPPPTEWTVLKPSGVKSAQGAKLAVQADGSVLASGKNPATDTYTLTAKSPGKKITAIRVEALPHDSLPAKGPGRAGNGNFVLSELVVTVTKPGEKPEKVTLKNATATFEQTVAIEGNPYKKWAAAAAIDWDAKGKKWGWAVLPEVGKPQHAVFETSVDVPADAILTVELHQNLDNPNHTLGHFRLAVSTSKPPVVADGAGTATEVRAVLAVAAEKRTAAQKETLAAHYRALAPALAAVREELTKVEAEHDSLLKTAPVMLVTVPTSPRPIRVLPRGNWMDDSGPVVQPGFPEFLPKPAETAARLTRLDLAKWVVAPENPLTARALANRLFKVYFGAGLSRKLDDLGAQGEWPTHPLLLDFLAAKLVDSGWDVKAFVRLLVTSAAYKQSSVVTKEVTEKDPFNKWLARQARFRLDAELVRDNALAVSGLLVPSVGGSSVKPYQPPGYWAYLNFPTREWQNDAGDKLYRRGLYTHWQRQYLHPSLAAFDAPSREECTADRVRSNTPLQALVLLNDPTYVEAARVFAEQAVKAAKDDSGRLDWMFHRAASRAPRSAERDVLLALLAKHRADYKADLPAAQALLKTGAKPAAKDVDPAELAAWTSVARAVLNLHAVVTRN; encoded by the coding sequence ATGCTCCCGCGCACACTCCTCGCGGCCGTCGCCGCGCTCCTCGTCGGCGGCCCCGTCGTTTCCGCGGAACCCGCCGTCGAGTTCAACCGCGACGTGCGGCCGATCCTGTCCGACACCTGCTTCAAATGTCACGGGCCGGACGCCCGGCAGCGCAAGGCCAAGCTCCGGCTCGATACGGCGGACGGCATCGCGAAGGCGAAGGATCTCGTCGCACGCATCACATCGACCGATCCTGACGAAGTGATGCCGCCGCCGAAGGCCGAGAAAAAGCTGACCGCTCAGCAGATCGAAACGCTCAAGAAGTGGACCGCGCAGGGGGCGAAGTACGAAGGCCACTGGTCGTTCGCGCCGGTCCGCCGGCCGACAGCACCAGCCGGCGCATCCCACCCGATCGACGCCTTCCTCCTCGCCGAGTTACCAAAGCAGGGGCTGAAGCCCGCGGCCGAGGCGGACCGGGTGACACTGATCCGCCGCCTGTCGTTCGACCTCATCGGCCTTCCGCCGACGCCGGAGGAAGTCGAGGCGTTTGTAAAAGACACGTCGCCCGACGCCTACGAAAAGCTGGTTACGCACCTGCTCGCGTCCCCGCATTACGGCGAACGGATGGCCATGTTCTGGCTCGATCTGGTCCGGTACGCGGACAGCGTCGGCTACCACGGCGACCAGCCGGTCGGCGTCACGCCGTTTCGGGATTGGGTCATCCGGGCGTTCAATGACAACATGCGGTTCGACCGGTTCACCACCGAGCAACTCGCGGGCGACTTGTTGCCGCACCCGACAACCGACCAGAAAGTCGCCGCCGGGTACAACCGGCTCGGCATGATGAGCGCCGAGGGCGGCGGACAAGCAAAAGAATATCTCGCGAAGTACGCCTCCGAGCGAGTTCGCAACCTGAGCGGGGCGTGGCTAGGGGTCACGATCGGGTGTGCCGAATGTCACGACCACAAGTTCGACCCGTTCAGCGCGAAGGACTTTTACCGACTCGAAGCCTTCTTCACGGACTTCCAGGAGCAGGGCATTTACGGCGGCGAGAAGTTTGGCCCGATGATGCCCGTGCCCGACGCCGTCGCGGCGACGAAGCTCGAACGACTCGACGCCCGTCTTGCGGAACTGAAGAAGACCCTCGCGACCTCGACGCCCACACTGGAACAAGCACAAGCGGCATGGGAGAAAACCCTGCCGCCGCCGACCGAGTGGACTGTTCTCAAGCCGAGCGGGGTGAAGTCCGCGCAGGGGGCCAAACTGGCTGTTCAGGCGGACGGGTCGGTCCTCGCCTCGGGCAAGAACCCGGCCACCGACACGTACACCCTCACCGCGAAGTCCCCGGGCAAGAAGATCACCGCGATCCGCGTCGAAGCCCTCCCGCACGACAGCCTGCCGGCGAAGGGGCCGGGGCGCGCGGGCAACGGCAACTTCGTCCTCTCCGAACTCGTCGTGACCGTGACGAAGCCGGGCGAGAAGCCCGAGAAGGTCACGCTGAAGAACGCGACCGCGACGTTCGAGCAGACCGTGGCCATTGAGGGCAACCCGTACAAGAAGTGGGCGGCCGCCGCCGCGATCGACTGGGACGCGAAGGGGAAGAAGTGGGGCTGGGCGGTCCTGCCCGAAGTCGGCAAGCCGCAACATGCGGTGTTCGAGACGAGCGTGGACGTGCCGGCGGACGCCATTCTGACCGTCGAACTCCACCAGAACCTCGACAACCCGAACCACACCCTCGGCCACTTCCGCCTCGCCGTTTCCACCAGCAAGCCCCCGGTCGTGGCAGACGGTGCGGGGACCGCGACCGAAGTGCGGGCGGTCCTGGCCGTCGCGGCCGAAAAGCGGACCGCGGCGCAAAAGGAGACGCTGGCCGCTCATTACCGCGCACTCGCGCCTGCTCTGGCTGCCGTCCGGGAAGAGCTGACCAAGGTCGAAGCCGAGCACGACTCGCTCCTGAAGACCGCGCCAGTCATGCTGGTGACCGTGCCCACGTCGCCGCGGCCGATCCGCGTGCTGCCGCGGGGGAACTGGATGGACGATTCCGGCCCGGTCGTGCAGCCCGGCTTCCCGGAATTCCTGCCCAAGCCGGCGGAAACGGCCGCCCGGCTGACGCGGCTCGACCTCGCGAAGTGGGTCGTCGCGCCCGAAAACCCGCTCACCGCCCGCGCCCTGGCGAACCGCCTCTTTAAGGTTTATTTCGGCGCCGGGCTGTCGCGCAAGCTCGACGACTTGGGCGCGCAAGGCGAATGGCCCACGCACCCGCTCCTGCTCGATTTCCTCGCCGCGAAATTGGTCGATTCCGGGTGGGACGTGAAGGCGTTCGTCCGACTACTCGTCACGTCCGCGGCATACAAGCAATCCTCTGTCGTTACGAAAGAAGTGACGGAGAAAGACCCGTTTAACAAGTGGCTCGCGCGGCAGGCGCGGTTCCGGCTCGACGCCGAGTTGGTGCGCGACAACGCGCTGGCGGTGAGCGGGCTGCTCGTGCCAAGCGTCGGCGGGTCGAGCGTGAAGCCGTACCAGCCGCCGGGGTATTGGGCGTACCTGAACTTCCCGACCCGCGAATGGCAGAACGACGCCGGCGACAAGCTCTACCGCCGTGGCCTGTACACCCACTGGCAGCGGCAGTACCTGCATCCGAGCCTCGCGGCGTTCGACGCCCCGAGCCGGGAGGAGTGTACGGCCGACCGTGTCCGTTCGAACACGCCCCTCCAGGCGCTGGTCCTGCTCAACGACCCGACGTATGTCGAGGCCGCCCGCGTGTTCGCCGAGCAAGCGGTGAAAGCGGCGAAGGACGATAGCGGCCGGCTCGACTGGATGTTCCACCGGGCCGCGTCCCGCGCCCCGCGCTCGGCCGAGCGGGACGTTCTCCTCGCACTCCTCGCCAAGCACCGCGCGGATTACAAAGCCGACCTGCCCGCGGCCCAAGCTCTCCTCAAGACCGGCGCGAAGCCTGCGGCCAAAGACGTCGACCCCGCGGAACTCGCCGCGTGGACGAGCGTGGCCCGGGCCGTGTTGAACCTGCACGCGGTCGTGACGCGCAACTGA
- a CDS encoding DUF1559 domain-containing protein, giving the protein MTHRSRSHRGFTLIELLVVIAIIAILIGLLLPAVQKVREAAARSKCSNNLKQIGLAMHMHHDTYSYFPPAFATTTPGSGWGWQVFLLPYVEQTNLYNLISPTTTSLTSLASIPASANVQLSVYLCPSDAGGTTNNFFSGMPKSNYLASEQVSDGGSQIAIKTITDGLSNTIMDGERDMTKQVGGAWPGKDFASPSTSVASVVARPNWPINTTYVGGTATPTTTADPNCTRFPWSSMHTGGANYVFCDASVHFLSNSIPTSSIQSCSHPIPAVNVAFINLYLSNDGFVVDGTLF; this is encoded by the coding sequence ATGACGCATCGCTCACGTTCACACCGCGGGTTTACGTTAATCGAGTTGTTAGTCGTGATCGCGATCATCGCGATCCTGATCGGCCTCCTCCTGCCCGCCGTCCAAAAGGTCCGCGAAGCCGCCGCGCGGTCGAAGTGTTCCAATAACTTGAAGCAAATCGGTCTGGCGATGCACATGCATCACGACACGTATTCCTATTTCCCCCCGGCTTTTGCGACTACGACGCCCGGCTCGGGCTGGGGCTGGCAAGTTTTCCTCCTGCCGTACGTCGAACAGACCAACTTGTACAACCTCATTTCGCCGACGACGACCTCGTTGACTTCGCTAGCGTCGATCCCGGCCAGCGCCAACGTCCAATTGTCAGTTTACCTCTGCCCGTCGGACGCCGGGGGGACGACCAATAACTTTTTCAGCGGGATGCCGAAGAGCAACTACCTGGCCAGCGAGCAGGTCAGCGACGGCGGTTCACAGATCGCGATCAAGACGATCACCGACGGCCTCAGCAACACGATCATGGACGGCGAGCGGGACATGACCAAGCAGGTCGGCGGCGCCTGGCCCGGCAAGGATTTCGCGTCGCCCAGCACCTCGGTCGCGTCCGTCGTCGCCCGGCCCAACTGGCCGATCAACACGACCTACGTCGGCGGGACGGCCACCCCGACGACGACGGCCGACCCGAACTGCACGCGGTTCCCCTGGTCGAGTATGCACACGGGTGGCGCGAACTACGTCTTCTGCGACGCGTCGGTTCACTTCCTGTCCAACAGCATCCCGACCTCGTCGATCCAGTCTTGCTCCCACCCGATCCCCGCCGTGAACGTCGCGTTCATCAACTTGTATCTTTCGAACGACGGGTTCGTGGTGGACGGGACTCTGTTCTAA
- a CDS encoding family 43 glycosylhydrolase, giving the protein MKMLWCLPALLVPLVLAPGNEDAPPSETAAGWVKSPKNPVLGGDLGTCFDISVLKEGDAYRMWFSWRPKKSIALVESRDGVTWSKPEIVIGPNAKTDWENDLNRPVVIKNGDRYEMWYTGQARGKSWIGYATNRDGKSWTRMSDKPILTADAPWEKVAVMCPHVIYDDGAKLYRMWYSGGEQYEPNAIGYATSPDGLKWTKHEGNPVFKPDPKTVWEKDRVTACQVVRQKDWYVMFYIGFLDQNRAQIGIARSKDGVTDWHRHPANPVIRPGRDKWDHDAVYKPYAICDGKQWLLWYNGRKGGVEQIGLATHAGEDLGF; this is encoded by the coding sequence ATGAAAATGTTGTGGTGCTTGCCGGCCCTTCTGGTTCCTCTCGTACTTGCCCCGGGCAACGAGGACGCACCGCCATCCGAGACGGCAGCCGGGTGGGTCAAGTCTCCCAAGAACCCGGTCCTCGGCGGCGACCTCGGAACTTGCTTCGACATTTCCGTCCTCAAGGAAGGCGACGCGTACCGCATGTGGTTCTCCTGGCGGCCGAAGAAGAGCATCGCCCTGGTGGAAAGCCGGGACGGTGTGACGTGGAGCAAGCCGGAAATCGTCATCGGCCCCAACGCCAAGACTGACTGGGAGAACGATCTGAACCGCCCGGTCGTGATCAAAAACGGCGACCGCTACGAGATGTGGTACACCGGGCAGGCCCGGGGCAAGTCGTGGATCGGGTACGCCACCAACCGGGACGGGAAGTCGTGGACGCGGATGAGCGATAAACCCATTCTTACGGCGGACGCGCCGTGGGAAAAGGTGGCCGTGATGTGTCCGCACGTGATTTACGACGACGGAGCCAAGCTCTATCGCATGTGGTATTCGGGCGGCGAGCAGTACGAGCCCAACGCCATCGGCTACGCGACCAGTCCGGACGGCTTGAAGTGGACCAAGCACGAGGGCAACCCGGTCTTCAAACCCGACCCGAAGACCGTGTGGGAGAAGGACCGGGTGACGGCCTGCCAGGTCGTCCGGCAGAAAGACTGGTACGTGATGTTCTACATCGGCTTCCTGGACCAGAATCGCGCCCAGATCGGCATCGCCCGCTCGAAGGACGGCGTCACCGACTGGCACCGCCACCCGGCCAACCCGGTCATCCGCCCGGGACGCGACAAGTGGGACCACGACGCCGTTTACAAGCCCTACGCGATCTGCGACGGGAAGCAGTGGCTACTCTGGTACAACGGCCGCAAGGGAGGCGTCGAGCAGATCGGGCTGGCAACGCACGCCGGGGAAGACCTGGGCTTTTGA
- a CDS encoding Nif3-like dinuclear metal center hexameric protein, whose protein sequence is MPTVVDVIAYMDRFAPSSLAADWDNVGLLAGDPAVPADHVMTCLTVTPDVAAEAVAERADIIVSHHPVLFRGAKALTPSTPDGRILLPLLRAGIAVYSPHSAFDNCVGGINDGLARRLGLTHVRPLRPRGGKRECKLVVFVPDADLANVSDAVFAAGAGIIGQYEQCSYRLAGTGTFFGTDATNPTVGQKGRREDVSEWRLEVAVPEGKVDSVVAAMRAAHSYEEPAFDVYPLRPSSSGGEGRVGELAQPVALGELAKLAKSQLSAAAVQVVGDVGKPITRVAIACGAAGEFLKDAIKARADMFLTGEMRFHDCLTAEAAGVGVLLPGHYATERPGVEDLASRLAEAFPGMTVWASRRERDPLGCVV, encoded by the coding sequence ATGCCGACCGTCGTCGATGTCATTGCGTACATGGACCGCTTCGCGCCCTCTTCCCTGGCGGCCGACTGGGATAACGTCGGCCTGCTGGCCGGCGACCCCGCCGTGCCGGCCGACCACGTGATGACCTGCCTGACGGTCACGCCGGACGTGGCCGCGGAAGCGGTCGCTGAACGAGCGGACATAATCGTCTCGCACCACCCCGTGCTCTTTCGCGGTGCAAAAGCTCTCACTCCATCCACTCCAGACGGACGGATACTCCTACCGCTTTTGCGAGCAGGCATCGCAGTCTACTCGCCGCACTCGGCGTTCGACAACTGCGTAGGTGGAATTAACGACGGCCTCGCCCGTCGACTCGGTCTCACCCACGTTCGGCCGCTCCGCCCGCGCGGCGGCAAGCGCGAATGCAAACTCGTGGTGTTCGTGCCGGATGCGGACCTGGCGAACGTTTCCGACGCCGTTTTCGCGGCCGGCGCGGGCATCATCGGACAATACGAGCAATGTAGCTATCGTCTCGCCGGGACCGGTACGTTCTTCGGCACCGACGCGACCAATCCCACCGTCGGGCAGAAGGGCCGCCGCGAAGACGTGAGCGAGTGGCGGTTGGAAGTCGCGGTACCCGAGGGCAAAGTCGATTCGGTGGTGGCCGCCATGCGGGCCGCCCACAGCTACGAGGAGCCGGCGTTCGACGTTTACCCACTGCGACCCTCTTCGAGTGGCGGTGAGGGACGGGTCGGCGAACTGGCGCAGCCCGTCGCGCTCGGCGAATTAGCTAAACTCGCAAAGTCGCAACTCTCCGCGGCAGCCGTGCAAGTCGTCGGCGACGTGGGTAAACCGATCACTCGTGTCGCCATCGCGTGTGGAGCGGCGGGCGAATTCCTGAAGGACGCGATAAAGGCCCGCGCGGACATGTTCCTCACCGGCGAAATGCGTTTCCACGACTGTCTGACTGCTGAGGCGGCCGGCGTCGGCGTACTGCTGCCGGGTCACTACGCGACCGAACGGCCGGGCGTCGAAGACCTGGCTTCGCGGCTCGCGGAAGCGTTCCCCGGGATGACGGTCTGGGCCAGTCGAAGGGAACGCGATCCGTTGGGTTGTGTGGTGTAG
- a CDS encoding DUF3467 domain-containing protein: MPDEHKTPEVSVGAQSQAVAGPPASVQVQVDVSKMETIYSNFVRLSLSSSTEEVVMDVGLHTGIQTPAGMEPIQLTHRLVLNPYVAKRLLQSLSQIVQRHEQAFGALEVDPQRRLRR, translated from the coding sequence ATGCCTGACGAACACAAGACACCTGAGGTTTCGGTCGGAGCCCAATCTCAGGCCGTAGCCGGCCCGCCCGCATCGGTTCAGGTGCAGGTGGACGTGTCCAAGATGGAAACGATCTACAGCAACTTCGTCCGGCTCAGCCTCAGCAGCAGCACCGAAGAAGTGGTCATGGACGTCGGCCTGCACACCGGCATCCAAACCCCCGCCGGCATGGAGCCGATCCAACTCACGCACCGGCTCGTTTTGAACCCCTACGTCGCAAAACGGCTGCTCCAGTCGCTGTCACAAATCGTTCAACGGCACGAGCAAGCGTTCGGGGCGCTCGAAGTCGATCCGCAGCGTCGCCTCCGCCGCTAA
- a CDS encoding tetratricopeptide repeat protein — MSAPLLVEFYLKLPQPQIGDDPDLLQAGMRESMNAFRDAVGAKYTEGTLQRLLTSSETSIRRAAALATGLIGTMRSNPHLSGVLRDTDTLVRKFAVESLWEIWFRGGTPDQNGQLQQAIRLPDIAQTLAALDDLVRTAPDFAEAYNQRATLYFRRGEYARSVADCETTLRLNPYHYGAASGMGQSYLRMNRPRAALRAFRQALEINPSIENLRDTIRGLETALDDAAREGGE; from the coding sequence GTGTCCGCGCCGCTGCTTGTCGAGTTCTATCTGAAGCTCCCCCAACCCCAAATCGGGGACGACCCGGACTTGCTCCAGGCCGGGATGCGGGAATCCATGAATGCGTTCCGCGACGCGGTCGGGGCCAAATACACCGAGGGGACGCTCCAGCGCCTCCTCACGTCGTCCGAAACGTCGATCCGCCGGGCCGCAGCCCTCGCGACCGGGTTGATCGGCACCATGCGGTCGAACCCGCACCTTTCCGGCGTCCTCCGCGACACCGACACGCTCGTGCGCAAGTTCGCCGTCGAGTCGCTGTGGGAGATTTGGTTCCGCGGGGGAACACCCGATCAGAATGGCCAACTTCAGCAAGCCATCCGCCTCCCGGACATCGCCCAAACACTGGCCGCGCTCGACGACCTCGTGCGGACGGCCCCCGACTTCGCCGAAGCGTACAATCAGCGCGCGACGTTGTACTTTCGCCGGGGCGAATACGCCCGGTCGGTCGCCGACTGTGAAACAACATTACGGCTCAATCCGTACCACTACGGTGCCGCGTCCGGAATGGGCCAAAGCTATCTGCGGATGAATCGCCCCCGGGCGGCGCTGCGGGCATTTCGCCAGGCTCTGGAGATCAATCCCTCGATCGAGAACCTGCGCGACACAATCCGGGGGCTCGAAACGGCACTCGACGACGCGGCCCGCGAAGGCGGCGAATAG